A window from gamma proteobacterium SS-5 encodes these proteins:
- the fabD gene encoding ACP S-malonyltransferase, with protein MKDFGVIFPGQGSQSLGMLAELGQAHPIVLDVFAEASEALGFDLWALCQQGPESELNQTQNTQPAMLAAGIAVWRLWQQHNGPAPKLLAGHSLGEYSALVAAGSLSFADGIRLVAERGRLMQQAVPEGVGAMAAILGLEDDQVRAACAAAAQDQVCEAVNFNAPGQVVAAGNKEAIERLLPLAKQAGAKRALPLAVSVPSHCALMRPAAEALQAVLAEVEIKPPSIPVIHNVSVASEADPAAIRQLLAEQLYRPVRWVETARLMQAQGLNPLLEMGPGKVLTGLVKRIDKQLTGLAVLDDASLAAALEEVSHAG; from the coding sequence ATGAAAGATTTTGGCGTCATTTTCCCCGGCCAGGGCTCGCAATCCCTGGGCATGCTGGCTGAGCTGGGTCAGGCCCATCCCATTGTTTTGGATGTCTTTGCCGAGGCCTCCGAGGCCCTGGGCTTTGATCTCTGGGCGCTGTGCCAGCAAGGCCCGGAGAGCGAACTGAATCAGACACAAAACACCCAGCCGGCCATGCTCGCGGCGGGCATTGCCGTGTGGCGCCTGTGGCAGCAGCACAACGGCCCCGCGCCCAAGCTGCTGGCCGGTCACAGTCTGGGCGAGTACAGCGCCCTGGTGGCGGCGGGCAGTCTGAGCTTTGCCGACGGCATTCGTCTGGTGGCCGAGCGCGGTCGCTTGATGCAGCAGGCGGTGCCCGAGGGGGTTGGTGCCATGGCGGCGATTCTGGGTCTGGAGGATGATCAGGTACGGGCCGCCTGTGCCGCTGCGGCGCAGGATCAGGTATGCGAGGCGGTCAATTTCAATGCCCCCGGTCAGGTGGTGGCCGCAGGCAACAAGGAGGCGATCGAGCGCCTGCTGCCCCTGGCCAAGCAGGCGGGGGCCAAGCGTGCCCTGCCATTGGCGGTGAGCGTGCCCTCCCACTGCGCCCTGATGCGTCCCGCCGCCGAGGCCCTGCAAGCGGTACTGGCGGAGGTGGAGATCAAGCCGCCGAGCATCCCGGTGATCCACAACGTCAGTGTGGCTAGCGAGGCCGATCCCGCCGCCATTCGCCAACTGCTGGCCGAGCAGCTGTACCGGCCGGTGCGCTGGGTAGAGACGGCGCGGCTGATGCAGGCCCAGGGCCTCAATCCCCTGCTGGAGATGGGCCCTGGTAAGGTGCTGACCGGTCTGGTAAAGCGCATCGACAAACAACTCACTGGCCTGGCGGTGCTGGATGACGCCAGCCTGGCCGCAGCCCTGGAGGAGGTCTCTCATGCTGGATAA
- a CDS encoding ketoacyl-ACP synthase III, which translates to MNLARITGTGSCLPQRAVTNQDLEDLVDTSDDWIWERTGIRKRHIVSAGETTASLAEQAACQAMQMAGKRPQDIDLIILATTTPDQVFPSTACLLQQRLGIHGCAAFDIQAVCTGFIYALSTAEKFIRTGSARCALVVGAETLSKIVDWTDRTTCVLFGDGAGALVLEASEESGILSTHLHADGAYENLLRVPGGISNREASGYIEMRGNEVFRMAVTTLGRIVDETLEANQLHKSDIDWLIPHQANIRIIQATAKKLGMGMERVVVTVDQHGNTSAASIPLALDVAVRDGRIQRGETLLMEAFGGGFTWGSVLAKF; encoded by the coding sequence ATGAACCTGGCCCGTATCACCGGCACCGGCAGCTGTCTGCCCCAGCGGGCCGTGACCAACCAGGATCTCGAAGACCTGGTGGATACCTCGGACGACTGGATCTGGGAGCGTACCGGCATCCGCAAGCGGCATATCGTCTCCGCTGGCGAGACCACCGCCAGTCTGGCCGAGCAGGCCGCCTGCCAGGCCATGCAGATGGCCGGCAAACGGCCGCAGGATATCGATCTGATCATCCTGGCCACCACTACCCCGGACCAGGTCTTTCCCAGCACCGCCTGCTTGCTGCAACAGCGCCTGGGTATTCACGGTTGTGCCGCGTTTGACATCCAGGCGGTCTGCACCGGCTTCATCTATGCCCTGAGCACGGCGGAGAAATTCATCCGTACCGGCAGCGCCCGCTGCGCCCTGGTGGTGGGGGCGGAGACCCTGTCCAAAATCGTCGATTGGACCGATCGCACCACCTGCGTCCTGTTTGGTGATGGTGCCGGTGCCCTGGTGCTGGAGGCCAGCGAGGAGAGCGGCATTCTCTCTACCCATCTGCATGCCGATGGGGCCTATGAGAACCTGCTGCGGGTGCCCGGCGGCATCAGCAACCGCGAGGCCTCGGGCTACATCGAGATGCGCGGCAATGAGGTGTTCCGCATGGCGGTGACCACCCTGGGGCGCATCGTCGATGAGACCCTGGAGGCGAACCAGCTGCACAAGTCAGACATCGACTGGCTGATCCCCCATCAAGCCAATATTCGCATCATCCAGGCCACGGCGAAGAAGCTGGGCATGGGCATGGAGCGGGTGGTGGTGACCGTGGATCAGCACGGCAATACCTCTGCCGCCTCCATCCCCCTGGCGCTGGACGTGGCGGTGCGCGACGGCCGCATCCAACGCGGCGAGACCCTGCTGATGGAGGCCTTCGGCGGCGGCTTCACCTGGGGCTCGGTGCTGGCGAAGTTTTAA
- a CDS encoding DUF177 domain-containing protein gives MSSPLPDLINPWRLIQLHKGFAGKAGAEALPRLSAAVQAILGEVEYHLLFGRNEQRQARINGEVRAQVQMECRRCLSPVQLALHSTLELAPVATEAEAERLPEGLDLVVLQDTPMRPLDLIEDELLLSLPAYPCHPEESCIEQLVPEEQLASLRPPEAEEVEPPSPFAVLAGLKKSF, from the coding sequence ATGTCGTCTCCACTGCCTGATTTGATCAACCCCTGGCGCCTGATTCAGCTGCACAAGGGCTTTGCCGGCAAGGCGGGCGCGGAGGCCTTGCCCCGCCTGAGCGCTGCCGTGCAGGCGATCCTCGGCGAGGTGGAATACCATCTGCTGTTTGGCCGCAATGAACAAAGGCAGGCACGCATCAACGGCGAGGTGCGGGCGCAAGTTCAGATGGAATGCCGCCGCTGCCTGAGTCCGGTGCAGCTGGCCTTGCATTCGACCCTTGAGCTGGCACCGGTGGCCACTGAGGCAGAGGCCGAGCGCCTGCCGGAGGGGCTGGATCTGGTGGTGTTGCAGGATACGCCCATGCGCCCCCTGGATCTGATCGAGGACGAGCTGCTGCTATCCCTGCCGGCCTATCCCTGTCACCCGGAAGAAAGCTGCATTGAGCAGTTGGTTCCAGAAGAACAGCTGGCCAGCCTGAGGCCGCCTGAGGCCGAAGAGGTCGAGCCTCCAAGCCCCTTTGCCGTACTGGCAGGCCTGAAGAAATCATTCTAA
- the plsX gene encoding phosphate acyltransferase PlsX, translated as MTRPVTISLDAMGGDHGPNVIVPAALDFIRRDSHTRLILVGREEAIREQLGGRPLPERIGIHHASEVVEMTDLPSRAMRNKKDSSMRLAINLVKEGAADACVSAGNTGALMATARFVLKTIRGVDRPAIMTALPSMTGETWMLDLGANVDCSADHLLQFAYMGSELVLAIKSVDRPKVGLLNIGEEEIKGNEQVKKAHELLSKSALNYIGYVEGDDVYKGGVDVVVCDGFIGNVALKSSEGVAKMISQFMKDEFKRNPLTQLAGLIALPVLRSLRRRVDPGNYNGASLLGLKGIVIKSHGGADAHSFSNAIRIARQEVDADVPNRIAARLEAHLNPGLAA; from the coding sequence ATGACCCGCCCGGTCACCATTTCCCTCGATGCCATGGGTGGCGATCACGGCCCGAACGTGATCGTCCCGGCGGCACTGGACTTTATCCGTCGCGACAGCCATACCCGGCTGATCCTGGTGGGCCGTGAAGAGGCCATCCGGGAACAGCTGGGCGGACGCCCGCTGCCCGAACGGATCGGCATCCATCACGCCTCCGAGGTGGTGGAGATGACCGATCTGCCGTCGCGGGCCATGCGCAACAAGAAGGACTCATCCATGCGCCTGGCCATCAATCTGGTCAAGGAGGGCGCTGCCGATGCCTGCGTCAGCGCCGGCAACACCGGTGCACTGATGGCCACTGCGCGCTTTGTGCTGAAGACCATCCGCGGCGTGGATCGCCCGGCCATCATGACCGCCCTGCCATCCATGACCGGCGAGACCTGGATGCTGGATCTGGGGGCCAATGTGGATTGCAGCGCCGATCACCTGTTGCAGTTTGCCTACATGGGCAGTGAGCTGGTGCTGGCGATCAAGTCGGTGGACCGGCCCAAGGTGGGGCTGCTCAACATCGGCGAGGAAGAGATCAAGGGCAACGAACAGGTGAAAAAGGCCCACGAGCTGCTGAGCAAGTCGGCCCTGAACTACATCGGCTATGTCGAGGGCGATGATGTCTATAAGGGTGGGGTGGACGTGGTGGTCTGTGATGGATTTATCGGCAACGTCGCCCTGAAAAGCAGCGAGGGCGTGGCGAAGATGATCAGTCAGTTCATGAAAGACGAATTCAAGCGCAACCCCCTGACCCAACTGGCCGGCCTGATTGCCCTGCCGGTGCTGCGCTCCCTGCGCCGCCGGGTGGACCCAGGCAACTACAACGGAGCCAGCCTGCTCGGCCTCAAGGGCATAGTGATCAAGAGCCACGGCGGGGCCGATGCCCATTCCTTCAGCAATGCCATCCGCATCGCCCGGCAGGAGGTGGACGCCGATGTGCCCAACCGCATCGCCGCTCGGCTTGAGGCGCACCTGAACCCAGGTCTGGCGGCATGA
- the rpmF gene encoding 50S ribosomal protein L32: protein MAVQQNRKTPSKRGMRRSHDALKGPTLSTDSTSGELHLRHHVTADHFYRGKKVLQGKEAE, encoded by the coding sequence ATGGCTGTTCAACAGAATCGCAAGACCCCATCCAAGCGCGGTATGCGTCGTTCCCACGATGCCCTCAAGGGCCCGACCCTGTCCACCGACTCCACCTCAGGTGAGCTGCACCTGCGCCATCACGTCACCGCCGACCACTTCTACCGGGGCAAAAAGGTACTGCAAGGCAAAGAAGCGGAATAG